A DNA window from Cydia splendana chromosome 24, ilCydSple1.2, whole genome shotgun sequence contains the following coding sequences:
- the LOC134802140 gene encoding uncharacterized protein LOC134802140: MGGENGTDDKGVPLQNGAEHLTAESFRVGVKVPPFYPDKPALWFAQLEGQFRLSRVTTDETKFYYAMAQLEPQYAAEVEDIITSPPEDDKYGKLKTELIKRLSASRERKVQQVLNLEELGDRKPSQFLRHLQNLAGPGLPEDFLRSIWVNRLPKRTQDIVASQLKSSLEDLAELADRLHDVVTPAPQVAAAALPSTSSEPLMLQIAELSRRMQALDAKVGRMSRPRGRLSSHTRQRSASKRSNSNYRKFPTCWYHHKFGEQAKRCIKPCDYQSGNASGSR, translated from the coding sequence ATGGGAGGCGAAAACGGCACTGATGACAAAGGAGTACCGTTACAAAATGGCGCCGAGCACTTAACGGCTGAGTCATTTCGGGTTGGCGTCAAGGTGCCACCGTTTTATCCTGACAAACCTGCGCTATGGTTTGCGCAGCTGGAAGGACAATTTCGTTTATCCCGAGTAACGACTGATGAGACCAAATTTTATTATGCCATGGCGCAACTTGAACCTCAATATGCGGCGGAGGTTGAAGATATTATTACGTCACCACCAGAGGATGACAAGTACGGCAAACTAAAGACGGAGCTGATTAAGCGCCTTTCTGCGTCACGGGAGAGGAAGGTACAGCAGGTCCTGAACCTTGAGGAGTTAGGAGATAGGAAGCCTTCACAGTTTCTTCGGCACCTTCAGAACCTGGCAGGACCTGGGCTACCCGAGGACTTCCTGCGGTCCATCTGGGTCAACCGGCTACCGAAGCGGACGCAGGATATTGTCGCGTCGCAACTTAAATCATCTCTGGAGGACTTGGCGGAGCTCGCCGATCGCCTTCATGACGTCGTCACGCCCGCCCCGCAGGTGGCAGCAGCAGCGCTACCCTCCACGTCGTCGGAACCCCTGATGCTGCAGATTGCGGAACTGAGCAGGCGGATGCAGGCGCTGGATGCTAAGGTCGGTAGAATGTCCCGGCCCAGAGGAAGGTTGTCGAGTCACACCAGGCAGCGTTCAGCGTCCAAGAGGTCCAACTCCAACTACCGGAAGTTCCCCACCTGCTGGTACCATCACAAGTTCGGAGAGCAGGCCAAGCGGTGCATCAAGCCTTGCGATTACCAGTCGGGAAATGCATCGGGCAGTCGGTGA